One segment of Anastrepha obliqua isolate idAnaObli1 chromosome 3, idAnaObli1_1.0, whole genome shotgun sequence DNA contains the following:
- the LOC129241871 gene encoding ras-related protein Rab-36 isoform X2 — MTHTHFVLPLLMPERQLVRAFPASYNDAVSPYAEVKDFSKAVRFEAQWQPKLKLRPRKVILIGDVAVGKTTLVNRWDTAGQERFKCIAQAYYRHANVIIVVFDMSKPETLKSTAKWLKSALAVNTIQMPLTFLVGTKSDLLSKEEFVRVERLAADIAEGIKAEYWSVSARTGYKIVDFFQRVAALSFETACKDAIIERHFLEKSVAVRLQRKSKQCDFRKTYLGNKGTTTKERSLCFCS; from the exons atgacACATACGCATTTTGTGTTGCCGCTTTTGATGCCTGAAAGACAGTTGGTGCGCGCTTTTCCAGCGTCCTATAATGACGCCGTTTCGCCCTATGCCGAGGTGAAGGATTTCTCCAAAGCGGTACGTTTCGAAGCGCAATGGCAGCCGAAATTAAAGTTACGCCCACGCAAAGTCATACTCATTGGCGACGTGGCAGTGGGCAAGACAACGCTGGTGAATAG GTGGGATACCGCGGGCCAAGAACGCTTCAAATGCATTGCGCAAGCTTATTATAGGCATGCAAATG TTATTATAGTTGTATTTGATATGTCCAAGCCGGAAACACTGAAGTCAACAGCAAAATGGCTCAAAAGCGCATTGGCCGTTAATACAATACAAATGCCGCTTACTTTCTTAGTTGGCACCAAATCTGATCTACTG AGCAAAGAAGAATTTGTGCGAGTTGAACGTTTGGCAGCAGATATTGCAGAAGGCATAAAAGCTGAATATTGGTCAGTTTCTGCTCGAACTGGTTACAAGATTGTCGATTTCTTCCAACGTGTAGCCGCGCTTTCCTTTGAGACCGCATGCAAAGATGCCATTATAGAGCGTCATTTTTTGGAGAAATCCGTTGCAGTACGATTACaacgaaaatcaaaacaatgcg ATTTTCGCAAAACCTATTTGGGTAACAAAGGAACTACGACTAAAGAAAGAAGTTTATGCTTTTGCTCATGA
- the LOC129241871 gene encoding ras-related protein Rab-34 isoform X1, with amino-acid sequence MTHTHFVLPLLMPERQLVRAFPASYNDAVSPYAEVKDFSKAVRFEAQWQPKLKLRPRKVILIGDVAVGKTTLVNRFCFDKFAEKYKATIGVDFEIENFNVLGQNFTLEMWDTAGQERFKCIAQAYYRHANVIIVVFDMSKPETLKSTAKWLKSALAVNTIQMPLTFLVGTKSDLLSKEEFVRVERLAADIAEGIKAEYWSVSARTGYKIVDFFQRVAALSFETACKDAIIERHFLEKSVAVRLQRKSKQCDFRKTYLGNKGTTTKERSLCFCS; translated from the exons atgacACATACGCATTTTGTGTTGCCGCTTTTGATGCCTGAAAGACAGTTGGTGCGCGCTTTTCCAGCGTCCTATAATGACGCCGTTTCGCCCTATGCCGAGGTGAAGGATTTCTCCAAAGCGGTACGTTTCGAAGCGCAATGGCAGCCGAAATTAAAGTTACGCCCACGCAAAGTCATACTCATTGGCGACGTGGCAGTGGGCAAGACAACGCTGGTGAATAG ATTTTGCTTTGATAAATTTGCCGAAAAATATAAAGCGACTattggtgttgattttgaaattgAGAATTTCAATGTGTTGGGCCAAAATTTCACGCTTGAAAT GTGGGATACCGCGGGCCAAGAACGCTTCAAATGCATTGCGCAAGCTTATTATAGGCATGCAAATG TTATTATAGTTGTATTTGATATGTCCAAGCCGGAAACACTGAAGTCAACAGCAAAATGGCTCAAAAGCGCATTGGCCGTTAATACAATACAAATGCCGCTTACTTTCTTAGTTGGCACCAAATCTGATCTACTG AGCAAAGAAGAATTTGTGCGAGTTGAACGTTTGGCAGCAGATATTGCAGAAGGCATAAAAGCTGAATATTGGTCAGTTTCTGCTCGAACTGGTTACAAGATTGTCGATTTCTTCCAACGTGTAGCCGCGCTTTCCTTTGAGACCGCATGCAAAGATGCCATTATAGAGCGTCATTTTTTGGAGAAATCCGTTGCAGTACGATTACaacgaaaatcaaaacaatgcg ATTTTCGCAAAACCTATTTGGGTAACAAAGGAACTACGACTAAAGAAAGAAGTTTATGCTTTTGCTCATGA
- the LOC129240538 gene encoding dynein axonemal intermediate chain 4 — protein MANNKTIRLDPMCVTLADIQRGVSSITMNKQLGELKTFAKTVKSAHSLVDSAKYRPKHIKVTLQKTSEILLFEQRSLTVLADTEEGKAVSEDNERYDYLTSAQGRRRRTIDAEAQTTALLYKSRDVNTERIRTDNVASYVSNFEMFDTYKDLQATTKSVELDEHKKMEITTYKVEGKDTFIDINQQQSFRLALMLTMRVLAGNVFEHQQRRFRNMRMPDPLAAQVNYRYRVELLWRFQLPHTLAGDQQKAVADLSWCPHNGDLLAVAYGVYTFRDDNANADGCVCIWSIKNPINPERYYKYEIPVMTVEFSPYNPQLLAVGLSNGTIEVLNITELEAPPIAITDRRTLHNCEPIVAIKWITQNKRIDGNYSVEPFLALSRDGSVTKYSIINSPHLLANQLVLLDRIEAQPEGIQLERARELLQANRHPQGLNLCLSPTQADIYYVLTDEGCLHKCSTHYPRQHLSVLQVQEAGANAMDYSPWSPKLYLTCGNDWSVRIWLDDIFQPIITLKHQVEPIHCAFWSRTHSTIIVSLSRNSVDVWDIKQSILRPMSSTRLNGENYTCCKLSLCSRSLAVGNEAGSVLMMAFEDMPFPAYYQYDQLEKSILSLLSNDKEMKQKVKSIGFFGYSEHVRFRPKKRSKTRKKSQQGTH, from the exons atggCCAATAATAAGACAATCAGATTGGATCCAATGTGTGTAACGTTGGCGGATATTCAAAGAGGTGTAAGTTCA ATTACTATGAACAAACAGTTGGGCGAACTCAAAACTTTTGCGAAAACAGTAAAATCCGCACACTCCTTGGTTGATTCTGCTAAATACCGGCCTAAACATATTAAAGTAACACTCCAAAAAACTAGCGAAATTCTACTTTTCGAACAACGTAGCTTAACTGTACTGGCAGATACTGAAGAAGGCAAAGCAGTTTCAGAGGACAATGAACGCTATGACTACTTAACTTCTGCTCAGGGTAGGCGGCGTCGCACAATCGACGCCGAAGCGCAAACTACCGCACTTCTCTACAAAAGCCGCGATGTGAACACCGAACGCATTCGCACTGACAATGTTGCCTCATATGTGTCGAATTTTGAAATGTTCGACACCTATAAAGATTTACAGGCTACAACAAAAAGTGTTGAGTTGGATGAGCATAAGAAAATGGAAATCACCACGTATAAAGTGGAAGGCAAGGATACATTCATCGACATTAACCAACAGCAAAGTTTCCGCTTGGCGCTTATGTTAACCATGCGTGTGCTTGCGGGCAATGTATTCGAGCATCAACAGCGACGGTTTCGTAATATGCGCATGCCAGATCCGCTGGCTGCACAAGTTAACTACCGTTATCGGGTAGAGCTGCTTTGGCGATTCCAATTGCCACACACATTGGCCGGTGATCAGCAAAAGGCTGTTGCCGATCTTAGCTGGTGTCCACACAATGGTGACTTACTAGCCGTGGCATATGGCGTCTATACATTCAGAGATGACAATGCGAACGCAGAtggttgtgtatgtatttgGAGTATAAAAAACCCGATCAATCCAGAAAGGTACTACAAATATGAAATTCCAGTCATGACCGTAGAGTTTTCTCCTTATAATCCACAATTACTAGCCGTCGGATTGTCGAATGGCACAATTGAAGTGCTGAACATAACTGAGCTCGAAGCACCCCCTATAGCCATTACAGATCGCCGCACTCTACATAATTGTGAGCCAATTGTGGCTATAAAATGGATTACGCAAAATAAACGGATTGACGGAAATTACTCTGTCGAACCCTTTTTGGCGCTCTCCCGTGATGGTTCCGTAACAAAATATAGTATCATTAATAGTCCACACTTATTGGCGAATCAGCTCGTTTTGTTGGATCGCATCGAAGCCCAACCTGAGGGTATACAGTTGGAGAGAGCGCGTGAGCTTCTGCAAGCTAATCGTCATCCACAGGGCTTGAACCTATGTTTAAGTCCCACACAAGCCGATATTTACTATGTACTTACCGACGAGGGCTGTCTACATAAGTGCTCAACACACTATCCGCGCCAACACTTGAGCGTACTGCAAGTGCAGGAAGCCGGTGCCAATGCAATGGACTATTCGCCGTGGTCACCGAAACTCTATTTAACCTGTGGCAATGATTG GTCAGTAAGAATTTGGTTGGATGATATTTTCCAGCCGATAATCACATTAAAGCACCAAGTAGAGCCTATACACTGTGCCTTCTGGAGTCGTACACATTCCACAATTATCGTTTCATTGAGTCGTAACTCGGTTGATGTTTGGGATATCAAGCAAAGCATATTGAGACCAATGTCATCTACAAGATTAAATGGTGAAAATTATACGTGTTGCAA ATTATCGCTTTGTAGTCGCTCATTAGCTGTAGGCAATGAAGCTGGAAGCGTTTTAATGATGGCTTTCGAGGATATGCCATTTCCGGCATACTATCAGTACGATCAATTGGAGAAATCAATTCTTAGCTTGCTGTCCAATGATAAAGAGATGAAACAGAAGGTGAAGAGTATCGGCTTCTTTGGATATTCAGAACATGTTAGATTTAGACCTAAAAAACGTAGTAAAACGCGTAAAAAATCACAACAGGGTACGCACTAA